The genomic DNA ACCTCCGTTTCGTCGTTTCTGTGGCTAAACAGTATCAGCACCAAGGACTCTCTCTCACCGACCTTATCGATGAGGGAAACATTGGTTTGGTAAAAGCTGCTGAGAAATTTGATGAGACCCGTGGTTTTAAGTTTATCTCATACGCCGTTTGGTGGATTCGTCAGAGTATTTTGCAGGCTATCGCTGAACAGAGTCGCATCGTGCGTCTTCCGCTGAATCAGGTGGGTGCTATCTCAAAGATTAATCAGGTAACGAACGAGTTTGTGCAGCAGCACAACCGTCGTCCTTCTATCCATGAGTTGGCAGAGTTGACAGGTATCGACGAGGCACGCATCCGCCAAAGTCAGAGTGCAGACAATCACCACATGAGTATCGACGCACCGTTCAGCGATGACGATGACAACTCAATGAGCGACATGTTGTCTTCTGGTGACGACTCACGTACCGACCGTGGTGTAGACTTTGAATCAATGTCAGACGATCTTCGTGCTGTTCTTCAGAACACATTGAAAGATCGTGAGATAAAGATTGTCACCGAATGTTTTGGTATCGGCTGCCAAGAGAAAGGTTTGGAAGAGATTGGAACAGAGATGGGACTTACCCGTGAACGTGTTCGCCAGATTCGTGAGAAGGCTATCGAGAAAATTCGTGAGAGTGGCAATGCACGTGTACTCATGAAGTACTTAGGCTAAAAAAGAAAAGATTAAGGTGGGTTTTATCAATTAGCTTTGTCATATTTCGAGACTATCTTCGAGGGTAAATTGACGGTAAATGAAGAGAGTTATGCAGGCATAACGACTGAATGAACTGGATTTTTGAGTCGAAGAGAGTTCAAAAGACGACAAAACGTAACCCATAATTTTATGAGTTAATTTCGGTGGTAATTAATAGAATCCGCCTGAAGATAATGATTTTGAAAGAGGATGTCCAAAGATGACACATCCTCTTTTCTCTATATAAAGTCTTGCAATCTTTTATTGCAGGGCTTTATTCAATAATAATATATCCACCATCAGTAATCACTCCTTATTCGCTCATAGACCATTAGTCCAAAGAGAACTTGGAGGTGATACAGGGGTATCTCGGTAATCACTCCCCTCCCTATGGGGGGAGGGGTCGGGGGAGGGGCCAGTTGGTTGGCTGATTGGTGGGGTTTTACTCCTCCATCAACTTTCTATATCTACCCTTCTTAATCTCCTCATTGCCAAGACGGCGTGCCTTGTTGATTTCGTAATCAGAGAAGCCACCTTCGAAGTAGACAACTTCACCGTTAGCCTCAAAGGCGAGGATGTGGGTACAGATACGGTCGAGGAACCAACGGTCGTGGCTGATGACAACCGCACAACCTGCGAATGCCTCAAGACCTTCCTCCAATGCACGGAGTGTGTTCACGTCGATGTCATTGGTAGGCTCATCGAGGAGGAGGACATTACCTTCCTGCTTCAATGCCATAGCCAACTGAAGACGGTTACGCTCACCACCTGAGAGTACTGAACAGAGCTTGCTCTGGTCGGTACCTGAGAAGTTGAAACGTGAGAGATAAGCACGTGAATTGATATCACGACCACCCATGCGGATTGTCTCGTTGCCCTGTGACACTACATCATATACTGTCTTGTTAAGGTCGATATCCTTATGCTGCTGGTCAACGTAAGCGAGCTTAACGGTCTCACCCACTGCAAACGTACCACCATCTGCCTGCTCCAAGCCCATGATAAGGCGGAAGAGCGTTGTCTTACCAGCACCGTTAGGACCGATAACACCGACGATGCCGTTAGGTGGCAACATGAAGTTGAGGTCGTTGAAGAGTACCTTCTCACCGAAAGCCTTCTGCACGTGCTGCGCTTCGATAACCTTATTACCCAAACGTGGACCATTTGGAATGAAGATTTCGAGCTTCTCCTCACGCTGCTTCTGCTCCTCGTTGAGCATCTGCTCGTAAGAGTTCAGACGAGCCTTACCCTTTGCCTGACGAGCCTTCGGAGCCATACGCACCCACTCCAACTCACGCTGCAAAGTCTTGCGACGCTTAGAAGCCGACTTCTCTTCCTGCTCCATGCGTTTTGTCTTCTGATCGAGCCATGAAGAGTAGTTACCCTTCCATGGAATACCCTCACCACGGTCGAGTTCAAGAATCCACTCGCTCACATCATCCAAGAAGTAACGGTCGTGGGTAACAGCGATAACAGTACCCTCATACTGCTGCAAGTGCTGCTCCAACCAGTCGATACTCTCAGCATCAAGGTGGTTGGTAGGCTCATCGAGCAACAACACATCTGGCTTCTGAAGGAGCAGACGGCAGAGGGCAACACGACGACGCTCACCTCCAGAGAGGTTAGTCACTGGCAAATCGCCCTTAGGACAACGCAGTGCATCCATCGCCCTTTCGAGTCGTGAATCAATGTTCCAAGCGTCTGTTGCATCAATGATATCCTGCAACTCAGCTTGACGCTGCATCAACTTATCCATCTTGTCAGCATCAGAGTAATACTCCTCCAATCCGAACTTAACGTTGATATCGTCGTATTCCTTCAGTGCATCATAGATATGCTGCACACCCTCCATAACATTCTCCTTCACGGTCTTAGCCTCATCGAGCGGTGGATCCTGTGGCAGATAGCCCACAGAGTAGCCCGGACTCCATACCACTTCGCCCTGTGTTGGTTCCACAAGACCAGCGATAATCTTCATCAGCGTAGACTTACCTGCGCCGTTGAGACCAATAATACCTATCTTTGCACCATAGAAGAACGAGAGGTAAATGTTCTTCAGAATCTGTTTCTGGTTCTGTGGGATAATCTTCGATACACCCACCATTGAGAAGATAATCTTCTTGTCGTCTACTGTTGCCATTTATTCTTTCGTTTGTTTTGTACGCAAAGATAACGAAAATAATTCATACTAACAAATCAAAGATTGAGTTGACGAGTAGATGAGTTAACGAGTGGACAAGGTAATTACAGACAGGATAAATTAAGACAAAGTAACAGAAGAACGTTTTACTCATCAACGAACCAATAGGTGTATCTCGCATTTCACCCCCCTATAAGGGAGGGGTTGGGGGTGAGGCTTTCCCCTATGGGGGAGGGACTGATTCCATTTTACAGTTCTATCCATAAACTTCATTTCCTGTCATTCCCGTCATTCGTAGTAGACATTTAACTTGTTATATTACAGTAAGATACAAGAAATGTTAAAAATGACAGCAAACTAAAACAAAACTATCCTTGGGTTTTATATGATAATATCTTCTTATTTGGAAATACTCATTATTCCAAAAGTTTGGAATGACTTTTTTAGAATTAGTTTTTTATGTACCTGTTTTCCTACCATTTTCCTACTGAGTCAATAAAAAACTTGTAGGCTTCATTGATATTTCAGAATAATGTTTATCTTTGCAGAGAAATCATGAACTGAGAATTTACGTAGTATATTGTCACACTGCAATAAAAACACGGAACATTCTTATGTTTACCTATTTTCAAACACCCATAGACAGGGATGTTTATCCTCTAACTTAGGTAAGTGTAATCCTAAAAACAAGTGATTATGAAGGAAAAACTCAGACCATATAGATGGCTTGCTTACGTGTTAGTTTGGTATATCTTTCAGATGTATCCTGCCTACCTCAAAATGACTTCTACGTCAGAAGAATATCTCATAACGCTTTTCCTAATATCAGTAGTGGTAATTATCTTTTGTTCTTACAAATTTGGTTCAGAGAAAGGAAAGGTTCTTGGCATACTGATGTTTTTAGTTGGTGTGCTTATCGACGTATTTGTTGCACTCTTCACGTTTGTAATGTTACTGGGAATGAGCTGGCGCAATTAGCGTTTAGTGGACGGTTTAACGAGTTAACAAGGTGCTTGCGATAAAGAAAGAATTTGATGAAAAGTTAACTATTGTATCTGACTATGTAGAAAAAAGAAGATGTCGAAACACACAAATTCTACTTCCAACCCAAAAAGTCACGATATATACTTACACACAATGACGTTCAACAGACTTGACTTGGAGACACTTTGTTGAACTTTGCAAAAAGTATGACATTACCATAGAACGAATTGGAGATAGATACTAATATGGGTAATTAAGAAAGGAGGCTGTAATTTTTAGAACCAGCCATAAGAAATAACAACCTTATTCTTTACAATCTTTTTGTGCAATATAGAATAAAGTGTTATATTTGCACGCGTAAACCTAAATCAATGTAATTATGTCTAAATCTACTACTGTCTTCTTGATTGTAAGAATGGAACTAATTGATTGATATAAACCAATTTATCATATATGCAAACAAAAGTTTTATACGGCTTGACAGGAGCACTTGCAATGGGTGCAGTCGTTCCTGCTCAGGCACAGAAGAAACCGATGAACATCGTCTTCATCATGAGCGATGACCATTCGTATCAGACAATTAGTGCTTACGACAAGCGTTTCATCAGCACACCAAACATCGACTGGTTAGCTGACAATGGTGTAAAGTTCCAAGAGAGCTTCGTTGCCAACTCCCTCAGCGGTCCGTCACGTGCTTGTATGCTTACGGGTAAGCATAGCCATGCTAATGGCTTTACGGACAATTCTAAGACCTTTGATGGTGGTCAACAAACCTTCCCTAAGTTGCTCCAAAAGCAGGGATATCAGACCGCTATGATTGGTAAGTGGCACCTCACGTCTCTACCAACAGGCTTCAACTACTGGGATATCCTTATCGGACAGGGCGACTACTATAACCCTGACTTCCTCAACAATGGTAAGAAGTTGCGTCGTCCAGGCTATGTGACGAACATCATTGCTGACTTGGCAATAGACTGGATGGAGAACAAACGCGACAAGAACAAGCCGTTCTGTCTGCTGATGCACAACAAGGCTCCTCACCGTGTGTGGAACCCTGATACCTGCGACCTTCGTCTCTACGATGACGTGACCTATCCGTTGCCAAAGACTTTCTATGACGACTATGCTGGTCGTCTTGCGGCACAGAAGCAGAAGATGAGTATCATAAAGGATATGGACCTCGTCTATGACAACAAGATGGCTGATAAGGAGAATGAGATTCATACCACGACTGGTCTTGAAGAATGGGGGCGAGCTAACTACAAACGAATGTCGCCTTCACAGCGTGCACAGTGGGATAGCTACTATGACCCTATCATCAAGAAGTTTAAGGAGGACAAACTATCTGGTAAGACACTCGCTGAATGGAAGTATCAACGTTATATGCACGACTATATGCGTGTGATTCATTCTGTTGACCGCAACGTGGGTCGTGTCATTGAGTATCTGCGCCAGCACGGACTCTTGGAGAACACGATGATTGTCTACACCTCTGACCAAGGTTTCTATATGGGCGAACATGGATGGTTCGACAAGCGTTTTATGTATGAGGAGTCATTCCGCACACCGCTCTTGATTTACTATCCAGGTGGCAAGCATGGCGTTATCAATCAGATGGTGCAGAATATAGACTATGCCCCAACCTTCCTCGATGTAGCCGGTGCAAAGATTCCTTCCGACATTCAGGGTCGTTCTTTCCTGCCACTCTTGCAGGGTAAGAAACCAGCTGATTGGCGTCAGTCGCTCTACTATCACTACTACGAATACCCAGCCGAGCACTCTGTTTGCCGTCACTATGGTATCCGTACAAAGCGTTATTCACTCATGCACTTCTACAATGATATTGACGCTTGGGAGCTTTACGACTTAAAGAAAGACCCAGAACAGATGCACAACATCTATGGAAAACCAGGCACGGAGAAGCTCACAAAGAACCTAAAGAAGCAACTCCTCCAGCTACAAGTGCAGTATGATGACCCTATCCGCAAGAAGGAAAACAACTTTGGGAATGGTAAAAAGTAAAAGAGTGAAAAGTCTTAAACCATCGAAAACTGATGGTTTAAGACTCTGAAATATATTTACAAAAAACTTACTCAAAGACTTGAAAGAACTCAAAAAACAAGCATTTTTAGCGTCTTTGTAAGTTACTTGTAATCAGGCAATTGCAAAGGCGCATTTTAAAAGGTGCTTAGTAAGGGTTCAAAAGAGCGTTAGTAAGGGGCTTAAAGGGCATCTTTTGCAAGCCTATTGGGCGTTAATTGAAAGGCAAAAGAGCATCAATTAATTTTCGCTTGTGATTTTATTCGTACAAAACGCAAGAACAAGACATAGAAAACTTGTCATTATTTTTTCTACTAAGAAATAATGATTTTGCAATTTCACTAAATATAGGTATTGGAGATTATGCTGATTTTATTTACTTTTGCAGTCGTAAATCGTAAAAAATGAAAATGGAAGACCGAGTTTAATCTGCAGAAACCTGCAACTTGGTCTGATAATCTGGGTAAGTTCCATAGGTTCACTTCTCTCGCTGTGAAAGTAGGGGGTGGTGTGCCTATGAGCTAACTAACCATTTGTAATCTGAGTATATATGAACAAATCAAATTTGAACAATGGAAGGCGTGTCAGATATTACCTGTCCGCCACTCTCTTAAGTTCTTTGTTCTTGTTCTCGCCCACCTACGTCCATGCTGTGTCTATGCATGAGCAGGAAGTTATAGCGGATGAGGACAAAGATGCCAAATTATCTGTAACAATTCGGGTAGTTTCCGAAGTGTCACAAGAACCGCTTATCGGTGCTGTAGTACGTTGCGAAGGGGTTTCAAATCCCTCTGTTACGGACATAGACGGTAGGTGTGTCATTAATCTCAAGCATGCTGTCGATCGCTTGAAACTCACGGTTTCGTACGTAGGCTATAAGGCTGTGACGAGAGTTATAAGCATTCCCGACAGCCATATGATAATCGTACAGCTGAAAGACGATTCTAAACAATTAGACAATGTTACTGTTACCGCACAGAAACGCCATACGAGTGTGTTGCAACAGTCGTCAGCCATCAGTCAGGAAGCTTTGGAGAAAGGCGGTGCAACGTCCTTGGCAAAACTGCTTGAAACCATCCCCGGCGTTAGTTCTATTAGTACGGGAAACACGATTGCAAAGCCTGTTATACAAGGTATGCACAGTAGTCGTATTCTCTTGATGAACAATGGCGTACGATTGGAAAGCCAGAGCTGGGGTGCCGACCACGCACCAGAGCTCGACTATACAGGTTCAAGCATGGTAGAAGTGGTGAAGGGTGCCGAGTGTATTCGCTATGGTTTCGGTGCAATGGGCGGTGTGGTACTCTTGAATGATGCGCCCCTACCCTACGAAAACAAGAAGATTAAGCTGAATGGAAACGTCAACATGGGTTACGATACCAATGCGCGAGGCTTCAGTGGGTCGGGTACTATTGAGACGGGTTATAAGCAGTTTGGTCTGCGCCTACACGGAATGTACACCAAAGGAGGCGACTATCATACAGCCGACTACGTACTGAACAACACAGGATATAACACCATAAGTTTCTCAGCCTTAGCTGGTTGGCAAGGAAAGAAACTGACGGCAACCCTCTT from Prevotella melaninogenica includes the following:
- a CDS encoding sulfatase family protein codes for the protein MQTKVLYGLTGALAMGAVVPAQAQKKPMNIVFIMSDDHSYQTISAYDKRFISTPNIDWLADNGVKFQESFVANSLSGPSRACMLTGKHSHANGFTDNSKTFDGGQQTFPKLLQKQGYQTAMIGKWHLTSLPTGFNYWDILIGQGDYYNPDFLNNGKKLRRPGYVTNIIADLAIDWMENKRDKNKPFCLLMHNKAPHRVWNPDTCDLRLYDDVTYPLPKTFYDDYAGRLAAQKQKMSIIKDMDLVYDNKMADKENEIHTTTGLEEWGRANYKRMSPSQRAQWDSYYDPIIKKFKEDKLSGKTLAEWKYQRYMHDYMRVIHSVDRNVGRVIEYLRQHGLLENTMIVYTSDQGFYMGEHGWFDKRFMYEESFRTPLLIYYPGGKHGVINQMVQNIDYAPTFLDVAGAKIPSDIQGRSFLPLLQGKKPADWRQSLYYHYYEYPAEHSVCRHYGIRTKRYSLMHFYNDIDAWELYDLKKDPEQMHNIYGKPGTEKLTKNLKKQLLQLQVQYDDPIRKKENNFGNGKK
- the ettA gene encoding energy-dependent translational throttle protein EttA, giving the protein MATVDDKKIIFSMVGVSKIIPQNQKQILKNIYLSFFYGAKIGIIGLNGAGKSTLMKIIAGLVEPTQGEVVWSPGYSVGYLPQDPPLDEAKTVKENVMEGVQHIYDALKEYDDINVKFGLEEYYSDADKMDKLMQRQAELQDIIDATDAWNIDSRLERAMDALRCPKGDLPVTNLSGGERRRVALCRLLLQKPDVLLLDEPTNHLDAESIDWLEQHLQQYEGTVIAVTHDRYFLDDVSEWILELDRGEGIPWKGNYSSWLDQKTKRMEQEEKSASKRRKTLQRELEWVRMAPKARQAKGKARLNSYEQMLNEEQKQREEKLEIFIPNGPRLGNKVIEAQHVQKAFGEKVLFNDLNFMLPPNGIVGVIGPNGAGKTTLFRLIMGLEQADGGTFAVGETVKLAYVDQQHKDIDLNKTVYDVVSQGNETIRMGGRDINSRAYLSRFNFSGTDQSKLCSVLSGGERNRLQLAMALKQEGNVLLLDEPTNDIDVNTLRALEEGLEAFAGCAVVISHDRWFLDRICTHILAFEANGEVVYFEGGFSDYEINKARRLGNEEIKKGRYRKLMEE
- a CDS encoding sigma-70 family RNA polymerase sigma factor — its product is MRQLKISKSITNRSSEALDKYLVEIGREPMITVDEEIELAQEIHKGGRKGERAKEKLIKANLRFVVSVAKQYQHQGLSLTDLIDEGNIGLVKAAEKFDETRGFKFISYAVWWIRQSILQAIAEQSRIVRLPLNQVGAISKINQVTNEFVQQHNRRPSIHELAELTGIDEARIRQSQSADNHHMSIDAPFSDDDDNSMSDMLSSGDDSRTDRGVDFESMSDDLRAVLQNTLKDREIKIVTECFGIGCQEKGLEEIGTEMGLTRERVRQIREKAIEKIRESGNARVLMKYLG